GAGATAAAACCTCAATCTTTCGTCAACTATATGACTGGATCTCCGGTTTGCCCAATTACATCAAGGGTTTACTGCCTAAATTCAGCTGCGAAAGTTGAGTTAATTAATTGAAAGAAAGGACTACTTCATGCAAAATTTATTTGTTTCTCCTCCATTTGATCTTCATATGCATACAACAGCATCTGACGGGGAATATACTCCAATCGATTTAGTCAGGAAGGCACACAGTGTTGGTTTGAAAACAATCGCCATCACCGACCATGATACGTTGGACGCTGTGGAGGAAGCACAAATTGAAGGAGAAAGACTTGGCATTGAAGTCATTGCTGGTGTAGAGCTCAGTACCAAACATAAGGGGAAAAGTGTTGACGTATTAGGATATTACATCACCAATCGAAAAGAATTAGATACACTGCTACAAAAGATGAGAGATGAACGGGAAAATCGAACGCACCGAATTATTGATAAGTTTGTTGAAATCGGCATGCCTCTTACGATCGATGACGTGAAAGAATTCGGTGGCGGCAGCGTATTGGCTCGTCCTCATATCGCAAAGGCGATTGTTAAGAAAGGGTATGTTTCTGACTATCAAACCGTTTTTGATGAATATTTGGCAGACGGGAAACCCTGTGCTCTTGATAAATTTATATTATCTCCGCAGCAAGCCATAGATCTCATCCATAATGCAGGAGGTAAAGCATTCATTGCCCATCCCAAATTAATTGGCAATGACGAACTTGTTGCAGAGCTTTTGAATGAATGTTCATTTGACGGTATTGAGGTTTGGCATCGGAAACATGATCTAGAAGATGCGAGCAGATATGAAGAGATGGCCAAATCTTCTGGCATACTCATGTCCGGTGGCTCCGATTTCCATAACGATGAACATGAATTGGGCCGATTTGGTTTTAATCTAAATAAGGAGCTGCATACATAGTGAAAGGTATCATATTGGCAGGTGGTACAGGATCGAGGTTATATCCGTTGACTAAAGTCACCAACAAACATTTGCTGCCTGTCGGCAAGTATCCGATGATATTCCACGCGATTTCTAAACTGAAGCAATCGGGAATAGAAGATATTCTGATTGTGACCGGGAAGGATCACATGGGAGATGTGGTGAACCTTTGCGGCAGCGGCGGAGAATTCAATTTGAAGTTTACGTATAAAGTTCAAGACGAGGCTGGCGGCATCGCCCAAGCGTTAGGTTTAGCCGAGCATTTTGTGGGTCAAGATCAAATGGTTGTTATTTTGGGAGATAACGTATTTTCGGACTCCATCGCTTCCCATGTAGATAACTTTAAAAAGCAGAAGTCTGGTGCGAAAATCTTGATTCAAGAGGTTCATGATCCTCAACGGTATGGCGTTCCGGAAATTCAAGGGAACCATATTGTTTCCATTGAAGAAAAACCGCAAAATCCGAAAAGCAGCTATGCCGTAACGGGGATTTATATGTATGATCATCATGTGTTTGACATTGTGAAAACCTTAAGACCATCCGGCCGCGGCGAGTTGGAAATTACCGATGTCAATAATGCCTATATTGAAAGAGGGCAATTGACTTTTGACATCCTCCAAGGCTGGTGGACCGATGCCGGAACCCATGCATCATTAGCTAAAGCGAATGAGTTGGCTAAGGATGTTGAATTCGGTGAAGAATTCGGAAAGTTGAAATTGTAAGAGGTGCAAATACTATGAATCTGTCCGAAACAAAACTTCAAGGTGTCTATATTATAGAACCTGATGTATTTGGTGACGCCCGCGGTTTTTTTATGGAAACTTATAATCGGAACCGTTTTTATGAACAAGGTATTGATGTTGAATTTATCCAAGATAATCATTCGCTTTCTGTTGAAACCGGAGTCATTCGGGGGCTGCATTATCAGCTGAATCCAAAAGCGCAAACAAAATTGGTCAGAGTTGCTGCAGGAGCCATTTATGATGTCGTTGTCGATATTCGGAAAAGCTCGCCGACATTCGGTCAATGGACAGGAGTCATTCTAAGTGAAGCCAACAAACGACAGCTTCTTGTTCCCAAAGGTTTTGCTCATGGATTCTGTACAATCGTACCCAATACCCAAGTTCTATATAAAGTCGATGAATATTATTCTCCTGAACATGATCGCGGAATATTATGGAGCGACCCAAAGCTCGGTATAGACTGGCCGGCCTCGAATCCGATTTTGTCGGATAAAGATCGAAGACACCCTATTCTGGAGGATGCTGAAATTAATTTTTAAATCATTTTAACGGAGGCCTCTTATGAAAATATTAGTCACCGGCGGAGCGGGTTTTATCGGAAGCAATTTTGTGTTGTATATGCTCAAAAATCATCCAGATTATGAGATTATTAACTTGGATGCATTGACCTATGCCGGGAATTTGGAGAATCTTTCAAGTATCGAAGAAAACTCTCATTATACCTTTGTCAAAGGAGATATTTCGGACCCCTCAACCATTGATGGTCTATTTGAACAAGGAATCGATGTCGTTGTGAATTTTGCGGCGGAATCCCATGTTGACCGGAGTATTCTGGATCCGGGTATTTTCATTAAGACAAATGTGTCGGGTACCCAGGTGTTGTTGGATGCGGCAAAAAAGTATGGAGTGGAGAAGTTTGTCCAGATCTCCACGGACGAAGTCTATGGAACATTGGGAGATACCGGATTATTCTCAGAAACAACGCCGCTGGCTCCGAATAGCCCGTATTCGGCAAGCAAAGCCGGCTCCGATCTGCTGGTGCGCGCGTATCATGAGACCTTTGGAATTCCTGTGAACATCACAAGATGCTCGAATAACTACGGTCCCTATCAATTCCCGGAAAAATTGATACCGCTGATAATCGCCAATGCATTAAATGACAAGCCGCTGCCAGTATACGGGGACGGCTTGAATGTGCGGGATTGGTTATATGTCGAAGATCATTGCAGCGCCATTGATCTTGTCATACATAAGGGAAAGAACGGCGAAGTCTATAATATAGGCGGCAATAACGAAAGAACCAACATTGATATCGTTAATACTATTTTAGTTGAATTGGGAAAACCCCAGAGCCTGATTCAATTTGTGAAGGACCGTCCGGGTCACGATCGACGGTATGGGATTGATGCTACAAAGATAAGAACGGAATTAGGCTGGAATCCGCAATTCCCGTTTGACAAAGGGATTAAGACCACGATCCAATGGTATTTGGATAACCAAATTTGGTGGGAGCGGATTCAATCCGGAGCATATCAAGCCTACTATCAAAAACAATATGGTTCGAGACTGGGAGCATAAGCCATGAAAATTGTTGTCACGGGTGCGGGAGGACAATTAGGACAAGATTTGGTTCGGATCATGAATGAACAGCATGAAGTATTCGGATTAACCCGAAATGAATTGGATATAAAAGACTTGCAGCAAACCCAATCGGTGATCGAATCCATTCGTCCGGATGCTATTGTTCATGCGGCTGCCTATACAGCGGTAGACCTGGCGGAGGATGAAGAAACGGAAGCCTATCAGGTGAACGCCTTCGGAAGCCGCAATATAGCTTTGGCAGCGGAACAAGTCGGCGCCAAAATTTGTTATATCAGCACGGATTATGTTTTTGATGGCCAAGCTGCGACACCCTATCGGGAATATGATAATACCAATCCTGCAGGTGTATACGGAAAATCGAAGAGAGCCGGGGAGGACTTGGTGAAGACTTTATCTTCCCGGTATTTTATCGTTCGAACGTCGTGGGTTTACGGGAAGCACGGGAACAATTTTGTGAAAACCATGTTGAAATTGGCCAAAGAAAAAGATTCTCTTAAAGTGGTCCATGACCAGGTTGGTTCACCGACATATACAGTGGATCTGTCTTATTTTATTAAAGAATTAATAGAAACTGAAAAATACGGGATTTATCATGCTTCGAATACGGGGACATGCTCTTGGTTTGAGTTTGCCAAAGCCATTTTTGAAGAAAGCAGTATAAAAGTAAATGTTCAGCCCTGCACAACCGAAGAATTTCCGCGCCCAGCTCCAAGACCCAAGTATTCGGTGTTGGATCATTTATCCATTCGTGCGAACGGATTTCAGGACTTCAGACATTGGCGCGAGGCTTTGAAAGAATTTATTTCAAAAGAGATGGAAGATCAATAAATCATGAGAGAAAACATATGACGTTCCAAATCGGATTTGTTCTGGCTGTTGTCGTAATTATGATCGTATTTCTTGTTCTGGAAGTGGCAAGACCCGAGATTATTGTCTTCACCTCATTATCCGTATTGCTTCTCTCCGGCATTCTCACGCCTGATGAAGCGCTGCGCGGTTTTTCAAATCAAGGAATGCTTACGATCGCTCTCTTGTTTGTCGTCGCGGGTGCTGTTCAAAACAGCGGAATCTTGAATAAAGCGATCAGCCTGTTGTTGGGACATTCAAACAATTTAAAAACCGTCTTGTTTCGATTCATGTTTCCTGTGACGGCGATCTCCGCTTTCATGAACAACACGCCGATTGTCGTCATGCTGATGTCGGATATCAAGAAGTGGAGCCGGGACCATCATATTTCCCCGTCCAAGCTGCTGCTGCCGTTATCCTATGCGGCGATATTCGGCGGGATGATCACGTTGATCGGAACAGCGACGAATCTTGTGGTTCATGGATTGATGCTTGATTACGGGATGCGGGGCATGTCGATGTTCCAATTGTCGGCCGTTGGGATTCCGGCAGCCATTCTAGGTATTCTTTACATGGTGTTCATTGGGCAAAAGCTGCTGCCGGATAATAAATCCCTGGATGAAACGTACTATGAAAAAAGAAGAGAATATCTTACGGAGATGGTTGTTTCTCCTGATTGCACCGTTATTGGCAAAAGCATCGAACAGGCCGGATTGAGAAATTTGAAGGGTTTGTTTTTGTTCGAAATTATCCGCAGTAAAGAACACATTACCCCGGTCCCTTCCTACGAAAAAATTGAAGCGGGCGACCGCCTGCTTTTTTCCGGAGATATCGCCACTATTGTGGAGCTTCAGAATATTAAAGGACTGTATCTGGAAACGGGAACGGATTTGAATATGAATCATATGAAGGATGGCAGTGCCCAATTGATAGAAGCCGTCGTCTCTCACCATTCGGGTCTGCTGCAGAAAACGATCAAACAGCATAATTTTCGCAGCAGGTATGACGCAGCCGTGGTTGCGGTTCACCGAAACCATGAACGCATTCAGGGGAAAATCGGGGATATTGTTTTGCGGCCGGGGGATACATTGCTTTTACTGGCGGGTAAAGAATTTTTCAAGCGAAATGCTGAATCAAGTGACTTTTATTTGACTTCCCCTGTGGATTCATCGATTAAACCGGCAAATTCCGAGAAGGTCAAGCTGATATTGTTCATTGTGTTGGCCATGATTCTGGTCGCTTCTCTCAATTGGTTGTCGATGTTTAAGGCGTCGTTGTTGGCGGTCATTCTGCTTTTTATTACCCGGTCGATTGTGTCGGAAGATGTGCGAAAATCTGTTCATTTGGATGTGCTGCTATTGATTGCAAGCTCGTTAGGAATTGGATTGGCCTTGGAAAAGACAGGGGCGGCGGCTTGGATAGCATTAGTGATTCAGAAATTTGGCGGCGGCTTTGACTTTATTTCTTTGCCGTTACTGGTATATATCATGACAAATTTATTGACGGAAATCATAACCAACACCGCTGCTGCAGTCATCATGTTTCCAATCAGTGTTGCTCTTGCGAACCAAATGAATATCGACCCGATGGGGTTGATTATTACCATGACCATTGCCGCTTCCGCCAGCTTCGTTACCCCGATCGGTTACCAGACGAACTTGATTGTATACGGTCCGGGCGGGT
Above is a window of Ferviditalea candida DNA encoding:
- a CDS encoding SLC13 family permease, yielding MTFQIGFVLAVVVIMIVFLVLEVARPEIIVFTSLSVLLLSGILTPDEALRGFSNQGMLTIALLFVVAGAVQNSGILNKAISLLLGHSNNLKTVLFRFMFPVTAISAFMNNTPIVVMLMSDIKKWSRDHHISPSKLLLPLSYAAIFGGMITLIGTATNLVVHGLMLDYGMRGMSMFQLSAVGIPAAILGILYMVFIGQKLLPDNKSLDETYYEKRREYLTEMVVSPDCTVIGKSIEQAGLRNLKGLFLFEIIRSKEHITPVPSYEKIEAGDRLLFSGDIATIVELQNIKGLYLETGTDLNMNHMKDGSAQLIEAVVSHHSGLLQKTIKQHNFRSRYDAAVVAVHRNHERIQGKIGDIVLRPGDTLLLLAGKEFFKRNAESSDFYLTSPVDSSIKPANSEKVKLILFIVLAMILVASLNWLSMFKASLLAVILLFITRSIVSEDVRKSVHLDVLLLIASSLGIGLALEKTGAAAWIALVIQKFGGGFDFISLPLLVYIMTNLLTEIITNTAAAVIMFPISVALANQMNIDPMGLIITMTIAASASFVTPIGYQTNLIVYGPGGYKFFDYVKVGLPLSLIYMVTTVSIVGILW
- a CDS encoding sugar phosphate nucleotidyltransferase, giving the protein MKGIILAGGTGSRLYPLTKVTNKHLLPVGKYPMIFHAISKLKQSGIEDILIVTGKDHMGDVVNLCGSGGEFNLKFTYKVQDEAGGIAQALGLAEHFVGQDQMVVILGDNVFSDSIASHVDNFKKQKSGAKILIQEVHDPQRYGVPEIQGNHIVSIEEKPQNPKSSYAVTGIYMYDHHVFDIVKTLRPSGRGELEITDVNNAYIERGQLTFDILQGWWTDAGTHASLAKANELAKDVEFGEEFGKLKL
- the rfbD gene encoding dTDP-4-dehydrorhamnose reductase, with the protein product MKIVVTGAGGQLGQDLVRIMNEQHEVFGLTRNELDIKDLQQTQSVIESIRPDAIVHAAAYTAVDLAEDEETEAYQVNAFGSRNIALAAEQVGAKICYISTDYVFDGQAATPYREYDNTNPAGVYGKSKRAGEDLVKTLSSRYFIVRTSWVYGKHGNNFVKTMLKLAKEKDSLKVVHDQVGSPTYTVDLSYFIKELIETEKYGIYHASNTGTCSWFEFAKAIFEESSIKVNVQPCTTEEFPRPAPRPKYSVLDHLSIRANGFQDFRHWREALKEFISKEMEDQ
- a CDS encoding PHP domain-containing protein, whose protein sequence is MQNLFVSPPFDLHMHTTASDGEYTPIDLVRKAHSVGLKTIAITDHDTLDAVEEAQIEGERLGIEVIAGVELSTKHKGKSVDVLGYYITNRKELDTLLQKMRDERENRTHRIIDKFVEIGMPLTIDDVKEFGGGSVLARPHIAKAIVKKGYVSDYQTVFDEYLADGKPCALDKFILSPQQAIDLIHNAGGKAFIAHPKLIGNDELVAELLNECSFDGIEVWHRKHDLEDASRYEEMAKSSGILMSGGSDFHNDEHELGRFGFNLNKELHT
- the rfbC gene encoding dTDP-4-dehydrorhamnose 3,5-epimerase; translation: MNLSETKLQGVYIIEPDVFGDARGFFMETYNRNRFYEQGIDVEFIQDNHSLSVETGVIRGLHYQLNPKAQTKLVRVAAGAIYDVVVDIRKSSPTFGQWTGVILSEANKRQLLVPKGFAHGFCTIVPNTQVLYKVDEYYSPEHDRGILWSDPKLGIDWPASNPILSDKDRRHPILEDAEINF
- the rfbB gene encoding dTDP-glucose 4,6-dehydratase, which translates into the protein MKILVTGGAGFIGSNFVLYMLKNHPDYEIINLDALTYAGNLENLSSIEENSHYTFVKGDISDPSTIDGLFEQGIDVVVNFAAESHVDRSILDPGIFIKTNVSGTQVLLDAAKKYGVEKFVQISTDEVYGTLGDTGLFSETTPLAPNSPYSASKAGSDLLVRAYHETFGIPVNITRCSNNYGPYQFPEKLIPLIIANALNDKPLPVYGDGLNVRDWLYVEDHCSAIDLVIHKGKNGEVYNIGGNNERTNIDIVNTILVELGKPQSLIQFVKDRPGHDRRYGIDATKIRTELGWNPQFPFDKGIKTTIQWYLDNQIWWERIQSGAYQAYYQKQYGSRLGA